The Bicyclus anynana chromosome 3, ilBicAnyn1.1, whole genome shotgun sequence genome has a window encoding:
- the LOC128199907 gene encoding uncharacterized protein LOC128199907 codes for MSKLNKNILKLEARKESLFNIIQQLYDLSRCLDDDQNRSRFLTRVISIESTRQQFINTVDELVTEQLKEDENIRPNYAALEAFDQLYCEIQQALSNVKSKSQGLEQYNLLNSKLPPIQLQKFDGSPSAWPVFYENFLSLIHNNNQISDMQKVQYLTGCLTGKALHICASIRPTGENYHIIFNSLVEKYQDTRVLASQYVESLLHYKQNTFSLESFLEQFCSAEAALRRLNIDDLADFIITHIALSKLNKDTVILFEQTHKDIKIPKFSDLNKFLKEQVKIITLRAQTTQSYAKTENYNRKPNTTYKPKPQTFTSTVCGNTYSSNSQINQRSCLVCKSKDFHPLYKCDFFINQDPRNRLDIVNKTGYCKNCLGSHKTFQCRSQNRCMKCSNLHHSLLCDSFAKPGTSRSYTASHSLNHRDTSTNNTSTHLSDKHSIAQPLASSFQTQHTSENQNPPQKSNDLALSVTTSACTYSNINHTTVLLPTAAVSVYNNNEHHYIRLFLDTGSMTNFISKDCCQRLNLKIKFAPTTIKGIGQTESTSLGFVTFKIHSRFDNRCSYTINARVIDTITDHLPNAHINVSELNHLHSLPLADDNYHIPGPIDCLIGNELFPFLIGSNKIISPHSSVVAIQSTLGYILMGKANCVMNDHYQSNSKAFFCNTEPLLLEKLTERFWSLENVPQRNHVSPDEETCERIFKHTYSRDKTGRYTVHLPFKEDPAKLGDSFINAKRSLTNLERKLDSTPALRADYNATIQSYIDKGYLTKVKDPSRTTNCYYIPHRAVYRPDKKTSKTRIVLNASRKTTSGKSLNDLLYTGPNLQNSIFELLINLRLFSVALTADIEKHYFQLNLTPAHHAYQRILFRFDSTQPIDTYNFTVVSFGVSSSPYLAMRVVRQLAEDSKDKYPLASIEANNNMYMDDYINSVNSLDKAFETYQEMVKMFNSGGFNLVKWISNNTELLAKIPSAHKNENFINFDSDSQDVTKIIGMQWHPKSDTFNFKISLNNDTYSNTQYTKRLILSITARLFDPLGFIGPVITFMKLLIQECWKLNLDWDTPVPISISHQFTQFCNELSYLEKIQIPRHVGIYSDVHITLLGFSDASEKCYGAAVYLRVSSNEQSQGCVHLLTSKSRVAPLKKISLARLELCAALLLANLINSVREVLTKRCKLNEIYAFTDSTVTLTWIHSPAYKFHTFVANRITEINSKLHSKHWFHIDGRENPADIISRPITPKELLKRNLWFKGPQWITYPNSQWPVKTFIVGSNNENLEESKTTVLKVEVSLPNSQHPIENLAERSSSWSKLLRITVYILRFSKRLSSRGLVSVSDLEFAEVYIIRYIQNKHFSSDICALNTNKICSKAILNLNPFMDNDLIRVGGRLSNSQLEFGQKHPFILPAKERITHLIVDFYHITNLHTGPALLLALIRQKYWIIGARNLIRNRVHKCNICHRINPKFTYPKMGELPAFRVAQVKAFVFCSVDYMGPYFVTHIRRRGIKSQKAYVCVFTCLTTKAIHIELVSDLSSDLFLAAFLRLISRKGPVSLIYSDGATNFLGSKRKLNEIYSLIQSKAHQNYIENKLAEHRIQFKHSPPYGPHFNGLSEINVRCIKTHLYKVIGTQILTYEELNTVLVQIENLLNSRPLCVLSADPSDLSALTPNHFLNITPMKYLPSEDLTDIPDTRLSRYQLLKKITHSFWKRWSQEYLTSLQQRQKWNTPSNPITTGTVVLIKDSNTHPLCWPLGIVEQLYPGKDNIVRAVKVRTHSGSYIRPVVRISPLPLQ; via the coding sequence ctaaataaaaatatattaaaactagaAGCACGCAAAGAAAGCctgtttaatataatacaacaaTTATACGATTTGAGCCGCTGCTTAGACGATGATCAAAACAGAAGTAGATTTTTAACTAGAGTCATTTCAATAGAAAGTACTAGGCAACAATTTATAAACACGGTAGATGAGCTAGTCACTGAGCAACTCAAGGAAGATGAGAACATCAGACCAAATTATGCTGCGCTTGAAGCATTTGATCAATTATATTGTGAAATTCAACAAGCTTTATCCAATGTAAAAAGCAAATCTCAAGGACTAGAGCAATATAACTTGTTGAATTCAAAATTGCCACCCATACAACTTCAGAAGTTCGATGGGAGTCCCAGTGCTTGGCCCGTCTTTTATGAAAATTTCCTAAGTTTAATTCACAACAATAATCAAATCTCAGATATGCAAAAGGTCCAGTATCTGACAGGATGCTTAACTGGGAAGGCTTTGCATATTTGTGCCAGTATAAGGCCAACTGGCGAAAATTACCACATAATCTTTAATTCTCTTGTAGAAAAGTATCAGGATACAAGGGTCTTGGCGTCTCAATATGTAGAATCCCTACtacattacaaacaaaatacattttctttagaATCATTTTTAGAACAGTTTTGTTCAGCAGAAGCTGCTCTTAGACGTTTAAATATAGATGATTTAGCAGATTTTATAATAACTCATATCGCTCTCTCAAAGTTAAATAAAGACACTGTAATCTTATTTGAACAAACTCACAAGGACATTAAAATTCCTAAATTTTCAGATTTAAATAAGTTTCTTAAAGAACaggttaaaataattacattgcgCGCACAAACTACTCAGTCATATGCTAAGACTGAAAACTATAACAGAAAACCCAACACTACTTACAAGCCTAAGCCTCAAACGTTCACAAGTACAGTGTGTGGTAATACTTATTCTTCAAATTCTCAAATTAATCAACGCTCTTGTTTAGTATGTAAAAGTAAGGATTTTCATCCATTATATAAATGTGATTTCTTCATAAATCAAGATCCTAGAAACAGACTTGACATAGTAAATAAGACAGGatattgtaaaaattgtttaGGATCTCATAAGACGTTCCAATGCCGCAGTCAAAATAGATGTATGAAGTGCTCCAATTTACATCACTCTCTGTTATGTGACTCATTTGCTAAACCTGGCACTTCACGTTCTTATACCGCTTCTCACTCACTGAACCATAGGGACACATCAACTAATAACACTTCAACTCACTTATCTGATAAACATTCAATAGCTCAACCATTAGCATCAAGTTTTCAAACTCAACATACTTCTGAAAATCAAAATCCACCTCAAAAGTCAAATGATTTAGCTCTCTCTGTCACAACATCAGCTTGTACTTACAGTAACATTAATCATACAACAGTATTGCTTCCCACAGCCGCTGTTAGTGTTTACAATAATAATGAACACCATTATATACGCCTATTTTTAGATACTGGGTCGATGACCAATTTCATAAGTAAAGACTGCTGTCAAAGGctcaatttgaaaattaaatttgctCCCACTACCATAAAGGGTATTGGTCAAACCGAAAGTACTTCATTAGGTTTCGTTACATTTAAAATTCACTCTCGTTTTGATAACCGTTGTTCTTACACAATTAATGCTAGGGTCATTGACACAATAACTGACCACTTGCCTAATGCCCATATTAATGTCTCAGAATTAAATCACTTGCACTCTTTGCCGTTGGCAGATGATAACTATCATATTCCTGGCCcaattgattgtttgattgGAAATGAATTGTTTCCATTTTTAATTgggagtaataaaattatttcaccgcatTCTTCTGTTGTTGCAATTCAATCAACGCTCGGCTATATACTTATGGGGAAAGCTAATTGTGTCATGAACGATCATTACCAATCTAACAGTAAAGCATTTTTTTGCAACACAGAACCACtattacttgaaaaattaacagAACGCTTTTGGTCATTAGAAAATGTTCCTCAAAGAAACCATGTAAGCCCAGATGAGGAGACTTGTGAGCGCATATTTAAACATACATATTCACGCGATAAAACAGGTAGATATACTGTACACTTACCCTTCAAAGAAGATCCCGCGAAACTAGGTGACTCATTCATAAACGCTAAACGCTCTCTGACAAACTTGGAAAGAAAGTTAGACTCTACACCCGCTCTTCGCGCAGACTATAACGCAACTATTCAGTCATACATTGACAAAGGTTATCTCACAAAAGTAAAGGATCCATCACGCACCACTAATTGTTATTACATTCCGCATAGAGCTGTTTATCGCCCAGATAAAAAAACTTCTAAAACTCGCATTGTACTCAATGCTTCAAGAAAAACAACATCAGGAAAATCACTCAATGACTTATTATATACAGGACCCAATTTACAAAATAGCATATTTGAATTATTgataaatttacgtttattcTCTGTCGCCTTGACAGCAGATAtcgaaaaacattattttcaacTAAATCTCACACCCGCACATCACGCTTATCAACGCATTCTTTTTAGATTTGATTCTACACAACCAAtagatacttataattttacagtTGTGTCATTTGGAGTGTCAAGCTCACCGTACCTTGCTATGAGAGTTGTACGTCAGTTAGCTGAAGATAGTAAAGACAAATATCCACTTGCATCAATtgaagctaataataatatgtacatggATGATTACATAAATTCAGTCAATAGCTTGGATAAAGCTTTTGAAACTTATCAAGAAATGGTTAAAATGTTCAACTCCGGTGGTTTTAATCTAGTAAAGTGGATCTCTAATAACACTGAACTCTTAGCTAAAATTCCTTCTgctcataaaaatgaaaattttatcaaTTTCGACTCAGACTCTCAAGATGTTACAAAGATTATAGGTATGCAATGGCATCCTAAGTCAGATACATTcaactttaaaattagtttaaataatgacACTTACTCAAACACACAGTACACTAAACGCTTAATTCTTTCTATAACCGCGCGTTTATTTGACCCCTTAGGTTTTATAGGCCCTGTTATAACTTTCATGAAACTTCTTATACAAGAGTGTTGGAAGTTAAATCTTGACTGGGATACTCCAGTACCCATCTCAATCTCCCACCAATTTACTCAATTCTGTAATGAACTCtcatatttagaaaaaattcaaattccacgtcatgtaggtatatattctgATGTACACATCACACTATTAGGATTTTCTGACGCTAGTGAGAAATGCTACGGAGCCGCGGTATACCTACGTGTAAGCTCTAATGAACAATCTCAGGGATGTGTTCATTTACTCACTTCCAAATCAAGAGTAGCACCGCTTAAGAAAATATCTCTCGCCCGTTTAGAACTTTGCGCCGCTTTACTCTTAGCTAATTTAATTAACTCTGTACGAGAGGTTCTAACTAAACGctgtaaattaaatgaaatatatgcATTTACAGATTCAACAGTAACGCTTACATGGATACATTCACCCGCTTATAAATTTCATACATTCGTTGCTAATAGAATAACagaaataaattctaaattacaTTCTAAACATTGGTTTCATATAGATGGTCGCGAAAACCCCGCCGATATAATTTCTCGCCCTATAACACCAAAAGAGTTGTTGAAACGCAACCTTTGGTTTAAAGGTCCACAATGGATTACTTACCCTAATTCTCAATGGCCTGTAAAAACGTTCATTGTTGGAAGTAATAATGAAAACCTTGAGGAATCAAAAACAACAGTTTTAAAAGTTGAAGTTTCTCTTCCCAACTCTCAACATCCTATTGAAAATTTAGCCGAACGCTCTTCAAGCTGGTCTAAATTACTCCGCATTACAGTATATATTCTAAGATTTTCAAAACGTCTTAGCTCTCGAGGACTCGTCTCAGTTTCAGATTTGGAATTTGCTGAAGTTTATATTATACGttacattcaaaataaacatttttcaagtGACATTTGCGCTCTTAATACTAACAAAATTTGCTCTAAAGCTATACTAAATCTCAACCCCTTTATGGATAATGACCTCATTCGAGTTGGTGGTCGTTTGTCCAACTCACAATTAGAGTTTGGTCAAAAACATCCTTTTATTTTACCTGCAAAGGAACGAATTACTCATCTCATTGTTGATTTTTATCATATAACTAACTTGCACACAGGACCTGCTCTTTTACTTGCACTAATTAGACAGAAATACTGGATAATTGGTGCTAGAAATTTGATTCGTAATCGTGTACACAAATGCAACATTTGCCATCGCATTAATCCTAAATTTACCTACCCTAAAATGGGAGAGTTGCCCGCATTTAGAGTAGCACAAGTCAAAGCTTTCGTTTTTTGCTCTGTAGATTACATGGGACCTTATTTCGTTACTCATATACGCCGTAGAGGCATAAAAAGCCAAAAAGCATATGTTTGTGTATTCACTTGCCTAACTACTAAGGCAATACATATAGAATTGGTCTCTGATTTAAGTTCAGATTTATTTTTAGCAGCCTTTTTAAGATTAATATCACGAAAGGGACCTGTTAGCTTAATTTACAGTGATGGAGCTACAAATTTTTTAGGTTCAAAGCGCaagttaaatgaaatttattctCTCATACAGTCCAAAGCTCatcaaaattatattgaaaacaaaCTAGCAGAGCATCGAATTCAATTTAAGCATAGCCCACCATATGGTCCACACTTTAATGGACTAAGTGAAATTAACGTCCGCTGTATAAAAACTCATTTGTATAAAGTTATAGGTACACAAATTCTAACTTATGAAGAATTAAATACAGTTTTAGTTCAAATTGAAAATCTGTTAAATAGTAGACCATTGTGCGTCTTGAGTGCTGATCCTTCAGACCTATCTGCTTTAACTCCAAATCATTTTCTCAACATCACTCCTATGAAGTATTTACCATCAGAAGACTTGACTGACATACCTGACACTCGGTTATCACgctatcaattattaaaaaagatcACTCATTCCTTTTGGAAACGGTGGAGTCAAGAGTACTTAACTTCTTTACAACAGAGACAGAAATGGAATACACCTTCTAATCCTATTACTACTGGAACTGTTGTATTGATCAAAGATTCTAATACTCATCCTTTATGTTGGCCTTTAGGAATAGTAGAACAATTGTATCCAGGGAAGGATAATATAGTCAGAGCAGTCAAAGTTAGAACGCACTCCGGAAGCTATATCCGTCCTGTTGTACGGATTAGTCCCTTACCTttgcaataa